Sequence from the Rhodopirellula halodulae genome:
TGAACTGCAATCTCTGGTCACTGAATACGGCAACACTCCGGCTGGCCGCCGCCGAAGCACGATCGTGGTTCCAACCGAAGAAGTCGAGTACACCGAAGAAGACTTCATCGTGGCGGAAGATTGCCACGTCATGGTCACGGTCGATGGTTGGGTCAAACGCCAAAAGCAAATTGCGGATCCATCCAAGAGTCGTCTTCGTCAGGGCGATGAAGTGCTGGCGTGCGTCGCCGGAAGCACTCGCACGACCATCGCGTTCTTCAGCAGCTTGGGTGTTTGCTACACGGCCCGCATGGTCGACATTCCCGCCTCGACCGGATTTGGCGAACCGATTCAAAAACTCTTCAAATTCAAAGATGGCGAACGCATCATTGCGGCGATGTCGATGGACTCACGCGTGATCGGTGACATCAGCGAAGACCCCAAGGGGCAATACTATCCCGCCGTCCATGGACTGGCCGCCAGCAGTGATGGCTACGCGTTGCGATTCGGATTGCAACCCTTTGCAGAACCATCGACTCGTGCCGGCCGTAAATTTGCTCGTGTAAAACCCGGTGCCAGCATCATCGACGTGGCACCGATCACAGGTACCGAAACGATCTTGGCTGTCTCCGCCGATGCTCGTGCCATGGTGTGCGCCGTGGACGATGTCAACTATTTGTCGGGGGCGGGCAAAGGCGTTCTGCTATTGAAGCTGGCCGCGGGCGACAAACTGCTTGGTTTCAAACCTTCCACGGGCGACCGAGACTTGTTGAACGTGGTGACCAATCGCGGTGCCAAGAAAACCGTCTCGACCGCGAAGTACCGGACGACGTCCCGTGGTGGTCGCGGTATTGAACTGCAAAAGAACGGCAAGATTGCCGAAATCGTTCGTGATCCCATCGAACCGCCGCCGGTCTTTGAAGACTGATCCAGCAAGTTCATCGAGCGAACTCATTCGGGTTCGCAACCAAGTCTCTTCTCATCCCATCGATCCACAACGCACCATCGTCCATGTCCGTTGCACCGAAAGAATACAACGCCAAAAACATCACCGCGCTGGAAGGCCTCGAGCCTGTTCGGAAGCGACCGGGGATGTACATCGGCGGCGTCGGTTCCGCAGGCCTTCATCATTTGATTTGGGAAATCGTTGACAACTCGGTCGACGAGGCCATGAACGGTCACGCGTCCGAAATTGTGGTGACGTTGCACAAGGACGGCGAAACCATCACGGTCAGCGACAACGGGCGCGGGATTCCAGTCGACAAGCACCCCAAGACAAAGAAGTCCGCTTTGGAAATGGTGCTGACGGTGCTGCATGCCGGCGGAAAATTCGAAGGCGATAACTACAAGACATCCGGCGGTTTGCACGGTGTGGGGGCTTCGGTTGTCAACGCACTCAGTAAAGAGTTGGTCGCTGTTGTTAAACGCAATGGGGCTCAGTACCGCATGGCGTTCAGCCGCGGGCAAGCCACGTCCAAACTGCAAAAGCTTCGCGGCACGGTTCGGGGGACGGGAACGACGATCACGTTCACACCCGACCCAACGATCTTTCCGCGGACCACGTTCAACACGGAAACGATCAAGCAGCGTTTGGAAACCGCCAGCTTCCTGCATCGCGGTGTGAAAGTCACCTACGTCGACGAAGTCGCCAAAACTCGTGAAACGTTTTTGCATGAAAACGGGATCGTGGACTACCTCGGCAAAGTCATCAAGGAACGTGAGGCTCGCACGATCCACGAAGCACCGTTCACGTACCGCATCGACGAAGACAACCGCGTTGAAGCAACTTTGCAGTGGACTGAATCAACCGATGAACACGTCCGCAGTTACGTCAACGGCATTCCCACCGCCAGCGGCGGAACACACGAGAACGGATTTCGAGGCGGTGTGGTCAAAGCCGTTCGCAATCACATCGACACGCACAATTTGACGCCTCGTGGGGTGAAGATCACGCACGAAGACATTCGCGAAGGTTTGATCGCGATCGTTTCGATCTTTGTGGCCGAGCCTCAGTTCCAGGGCCAGACGAAAGACCGCCTGAACAACCCCGAAGCTCATGGAATTGTCGAATCAGGCATCCGCGGTGCCATGGAACAATGGCTGAACAACAACCCGTCAGTCGCCGATGCCGTGATCGCTCGGATTGTCGCCGCCGCCCGAGCCCGCGCCGCATCGCGTGCCGCCAGCGAAGCCGTTTCGCGAAAAGGCGGTTCGAAGCGAACCATGTTACCCGGCAAATTGTCGGATTGCGTTTCCGGTGGCAAAGGCAAATCCGAGTTGTTCATCGTCGAAGGTGACTCGGCAGGTGGCAGTGCCAAGCAAGGCCGCGACCGCAATTGCCAAGCGATCCTGCCGCTGCGAGGAAAGGTGCTGAACACCGAATCCGCGACGCTGAAGAAGATCTTGGACAACAAAGAAATCCAAGACATGATCGCTTCGCTTGGATGTGGCATCGGACCGTCACTGAACTTGGCCAACTTGCGTTATGACCGAATCATCCTGTTGGCGGATGCTGACAGCGATGGTCACCACATCACGACGTTGCTGCTGACGTTTTTCTACCGGCACATGCCAGCCTTGATCGCGGACGGGCGTTTGTTCATCGCCGTTCCGCCGCTGTACCGAATCGACATCGGCAAAGAAACGTTTTGGGCCGCCGACGAAGAGGACCGCGAACGGATTTTGTCCGAGCACACAGGACGAGCCAATCCGGAGATCACGCGATTCAAAGGATTGGGTGAGATGATGCCGAAGGTGCTTTGGAACACGACGCTCGATCCGGCCAATCGCACGTTGTTGAAAGTCGAAATCGACGACCATTTGGAGACCGATCGAACGATCAGCGACCTGATGGGACGAGACGCCTCCGCCCGTTTCCGATTCATCATGGAACGAGCCGAAGACGCCAGCGAGATCGATATCTAGGCGGTCCGGTTCTCTGCCAAGCACCCCGCAGTGCTAAGAGTCTGGCTTCACCAGACACACCTTTCCATCTAGCGGCTCGGCGCAAGCCGACCGGTGGCACTGTCTAACACCACAGCTTCGCCAGAATCGGTCGTGACCCTGGCACCGCCTGAGAAACACCGTCCCAAGCAGCGGCTCGGCGCAAGCCGACCGGTCTCACCCCAACTGCGTCGAACCAAACAACCGACTAGAACTGATGGCCCTTGCGGGGACCGTCTTGGGTTTGGGTCAGGATCTCGGGGCCTTGTTCGGTCATCAAAATGGAATGCTCGAACTGGGCCGATGGGCGTCCGTCGCGGGTTCGCACCGTCCATCCGTCGGACTTGTCGCATTGCGTGTAACGCGAACCAGCGTTGATCATAGGTTCGATGGTGAAGCACATGCCCGGGAACAGCCGGTCGATGCGGCTTTGTCGGTTCGGGAAGTGCGGGATCGATGGATCCAAGTGGAACTGTTTTCCCAGACCATGTCCGACGTATTCACGAACGACGGTGAAACCACGTCCTTCGGCTTCCGGGACCACCGCTTCGCCAATCGTCGCCACGCGACAACCTGGCGTCAGGGCGTCGATTGCCATGTGCATGCAATCAAACGCACACTGCGTCACGGCTCGTTTTTCGTCGCTGACTTCCCCCAACAAGAACGTTTCGCTCTGGTCGCCATGCCACCCATCGACGACGGTGGTGATGTCGATGTTGACGATGTCGCCATCCTGCAATTCATACCCATCGGGAATGCCGTGGCAGATGACTTCGTTCACGCTGGTGCAGCAACTCTTGGGATACTTCTGGTAACCCAAGGTTGCGGCTCGGTATCCGTGGCCGTAGGTCCAATCGTGGATCATCTGATCCAGCTTTTCCGTGGTGATTCCAGGTTTCACATGTGGACGGATGTAGTCCATCAGCGCCGCGTTGGCCTGGCCGGCGGCCCGCATCATGTCGCGCTGCGTGTTGGAAAGAATCAGTTTTCGTTGCTTGGTCAGCATGCTTTTTGGGGGTGCCGAATGGAAAAGATCGGTGCCATGCGTGGCGTTTTGAAAGCATAGCAGGTTTGTGGTTCTGGCAAACCCAAACCGCGGTTAGATGCCGCACTGTGGAGGGATCCTCCGCCGCAAGATCCTTGCAATCGACGCATTCCGCCGATCCCGGCGACCTCTGGACGGAACTTTTGTGCCCATACAGGGTTAGTTCGTTACGGAACCATACCAAAAACTGGTTCCCAATCTCCTCTGGCAACTATCCTGGCTCTCGAGTTTTGGCAGGCATTTCCGCCTCGCTGGGCTCCGTCCCAAAGCTTATCTAACGAAATGAATCGAATCGATTTCCCAATGCAGCCCGGTGAGAACGAGTCACAGCTTGGCATAGCCGCCGGCCGAGGATTCCATGCTGAGTCATGGACGCGGTGCAATTTCGCGAGGTGCGTACCGCAAAAACGTGGTTGGCTGATCGCCGGTTTGCTGGGTTTGGCGGTCACCGTTGGGCACACTGACCCCGCCGCGGCTCAGGAACCCGCCGCGGCGGATTCGGCCAGCTCCACCGTGGGAGACTCTTCCGCATCGACGACCAACGAATCCAAGGAGTTGCGATTCAACTTCTCGGGAGCACCCTGGGGCGACGTTCTGCGGTGGTTCTCCGAGCAAGCGGATTTGTCCTTGCAGTTGGACGCCTCTCCCGCCGGCACGGTCAATTTCAGTGATCCGACGAAAACCTATTCCATCGGCGAAGGCCTGGATCTGATCAACCGCCTGTTGTTGGATCGTGGATGGGCCTTGGTTCGTCGCGGCCGGATGTTGTTGCTGGTCGACCTGGAAGCCGAGAACGCCGAGAAGTTGATCAGCGAGATGGCTGAGTTGGTCACGCCGGAATCATTCGAAGGACGTGGAAACAGTGACATCGTTCGATGCGTTTTTCCTTTGGGTGGATTGACCGCCGAGGAAGCTCGCGAGGAACTGTCGCAGATCATCGGTCCTTGGGGACGCATCAATGTGCTCGGCGGTGCTCGACAAGTGGTCGTGACTGAAACCGTTGGCAAGTTGAAAACCATCCAATCGGTGTTGTCCGCGGCGGAGGAAGCCCAATCCAGCGTCGTTGAGATCGCGCTGGAGAATCGTGCGGCGGAAGAGATCCTGGAAATCGCTCGTCCGCTGGTTGGGTTGGAACCTGGGATGAACCTCGGCGACGATCTGCGCATTTCGGTTTCGCTGTACGGCGATCGTGTGTTCGCCACGGGAGATCCCGCGAAGCTTGCGTTGCTGAAAAGCATCTTCACGAAAGCCGACAAGCCGATCCCGGGCAGTGAAGACGCGGAGGAAGTCGAGGTCGTTCAACCGGTGTTGAAGACGCACTCGGTTGCGTCGGCCAATCTGCAGACCGCGTTCGATGTGTTGCAAACCTTGCTGCAAGGCACCCCGGACACTCGCATTGCTTTGGATACCAAACGAGGCGTCATCGTCGCGTCGGCTCGCCCCGAGACGCAACAACGCATCGCGTCGACGATCGCTGAGTTGGAAGGTGATGGTGACAACTTTGCGATCATCAACCTGAAACGTTTGGAACCCGCGAATGCTTTGTTGACCATCAACAAATTCTTCGGCGTGACAGAAACCGGTGGCCAAGGACCAACGGTCGACGGTGATCCAGAAACCGGGCGATTGTGGGTGCGTGGAACAGCCAGCCAAATCGAAACGGTCAAACGTCTGATCGATGAACTGGAAAACGATCCGTTGACCGGCGGGCTGGGCGAAAACGTCCGAGTGTTGCCACTGTCGGGACCTTCCGCCAATCAAACGCTGCGGCAATTGGAAAGTTTGTGGCCCATGACGGGACGCGAAAATCGTCTTCGTGTGGTCGTGCCGAATTCAACGGAAGAAGGCCGTTTGCAAGAGGGCAATGGCACGCAGCCAATCCGTCGTCCGATGAATCCCAACGCGGATCAAGAAGCCCGCTGGGAAGTCGCCCCGGCCAAAGCCAATAACCCATTCGCAGTGATTCAACGCGAAACGTTGGTTCGGACCTACGATGACACCGAAGCGACCGGTGAAGAATCCAATGCGAACTCGACGGAGGAATCGCAGGGGCCCACTTTGCTGGAGGACGAGTCGGCCAATTTAAATGCGGGAGCGGACATTGTCGTGCAGATGACTCCCGCCGGATTGGTCATCGCTTCGAAGGACACCGAGGCGTTGGACGCGTTCGAACAACTGCTGAATTCCATCAGTGCTTCGTCGACGACCGCCAGCGATCTGCCAACGGTCTTTCGTTTGAAATACATCAAGGCCGACGTGGCCTCGGAGCTGGTCGCCAGTGTTCTGGGGGGTGCGGAGTCGTCGTCTGGCTCGCTGACGGAATCGGTGATGGGCGGCTTGGGCGGCGGCATGCTGGGCGGATTGCTCGGGATGGGTGGCGGTGGTGGTGATGAACCTTCCACGGCGCGTTCGATTCTCACCAGCCGCGGCAGCGTCAACATCGTGGCCGATGGTCACCTGAACTCGTTGATTGTTCAGGCCAGCCCCGCCGACCTGGAATTCATCCGTTTGGTGATCCAGGAAATCGACCAAGAGGAAAGCCCGGAATTGGTTCGCACGGTTCCCACACCTAAGTTGATCCCGGTCATCTATCAAGAAGCTTCCTCGGTCGCCGAAATCGTCAAATCCGTTTTCGCGGAAAAAATGTTCCAGGAGGAAAGCAGCCGTGGCGGCGGCGGAGGGCGGCAACCGTCGCCGGAGGACTTCATCAACGCGATCCGTGGTGGTCGCGGCGGTCGAGGTGGCGGCGGAACAGAAAAACCAAAAAGCGAACCGACCAAGATCATCGTCGCGGTGGATGAACGCAGCAATTCATTGGTCGTGACGGCGACCCCACAAGATTTTGAACAGGTGGAGGAGCTGGTCGGGATCTTGGACCAACAAGGCATGGAGCAAGAAGAACAGACCGTGGTCCTGCCTTTGGCCGGTGGCGTTCGCGCAGAAGTGTTACAACAAGCGTTGGAGTCGATGCTGGGTGTCAAAGCAACGACGTCCACATCCACCTCCAGCTCGTCGGGATCATCGAGCTCCAGCAGTTCGTCCCGTTCGTCCATGCCCACCGGTTCGTCACCCGAAGACATTCGGCGACGCATTGAGTTCTTCCGTTCGCGATTCGGCGGCGGAGGTGGAACTCCGGGCGGCTTCGGCGGACGCGGTGGCGATACCGGACGTGGCAGAGGAGGCGATACAGGTCGCGGAGGTCGCGGCGGAACAACAGGCGGAGGACGAGGACGATGATCATGCACGCAGGCGAGATTCTTCAACGACGAGGTTTGTTGACTCCGCAGCAATTGGAACAGAGCCGCAATGGCGACCCGCAATCGGTCGTCGATAACGCGGTCACGTTGGGGTATGTCTCCGCACGAGACGCCTTGTCCGCGATTGCTGACGAAGTCGGTTTGGAATTTCGTGACTTGCGAACTTCCGAGATCGATCTGTCGGCGTTGGAAGGATTTCCACAAAAGCTGATCTATCGTCATTCGATGTTCCCGATCGGTTGGGACGACGGTGCTTTGCTGGTCGCAACCGCAGATCCGTTCGATCTCTATCCGTTGGACGAAGCCTGTGCGACCACCGGCAAAACGGTGATTCCCGTCGTTGCCGAACGAAATGAAATCAGTCGTCTGGTGAAAAAACACCTCGGCGTCGGTAGTGAAACTGTCGAAGGGTTGGTCGCCGCCGCGGGCGATGAAGAAGTCGAGCTGCTGGAAGGCATCGAATCCGACGGCAGCGAACTGTCGGAGATGGCACAGGAAGCCTCCGTGGTTCGGCTGGTCAATGAAATTTTGATCGAAGCCGTCGATTCACGGGCGAGTGACATTCACATCGAGTCCCAATCGGACGGTCTGGTGATCCGGTACCGCATCGACGGGATTCTGCATCCGCAACCGGTGCCTCCGGAGATCAACCGTTTCCAAGCGGCCATCATCAGCCGTCTGAAAATCATGGCTCGGTTGAACATCGCTGAGAAGCGATTGCCGCAGGACGGCCGGATCAAGCTGCGTGTTCACGGCCGCGAGGTCGACATTCGTTTGAGCGTCATCCCCATGATCCACGGCGAAGGCTTGGTCATGCGGGTGTTGGACAAATCGTCCATGGTCTTTGATCTGCAAGGCCTAGGGATGTCCAAAGAGATCTATTCCAGGTTCAGCGAACTGATTCGGCTGCCTCACGGAATCATCTTGGTCACCGGACCGACGGGGAGTGGTAAAACGACGACGCTGTACAGCAGTCTGTTGGAAATCCGCAGTCCCGAAAACAAGATCATCACAACGGAAGACCCGGTTGAGTATCAGCTCGATGGGATCAACCAGATCCAAGTCCATTCGAAGATCGGTTTGACGTTCGCCGCGTCGCTGCGAAGCATTCTGCGTCACGACCCGGACATCGTGCTGGTCGGGGAAATTCGTGACTTGGAAACCGCTGAAAACGCCACCCAAGCGTCGTTGACCGGTCATATGGTGTTTAGCACGCTGCACACCAACGATGCCGCCGGTGCCTTCACGCGGATGGTCGACATGGGGGTGGAACCTTTCTTGGTCGCCGGCACGGTGGAAGCCGTCATGGCTCAGCGACTGCTGCGTCGTCTTTGCCCGCATTGCAAGAAAGCCGTCACACCGGATCGCAGTGATCTGCCAAAGGACTTTCCTTGGGACGAACTGGACGGCAAAGAGATCTACGAAAGCGTCGGTTGCCGCGAATGTCGCAACGTGGGCTACTCCGGTCGATTGGGGATCTACGAATTGCTGGTCAGCAGCGAAAACATTCGCGAAATGGCTCAGAATCGTGCCAGCAGTTGGGACATCCGCCGCCAAGCCGTCAAGGAAGGCATGCGAACGCTGCGAATGGATGCCTGGGACAAAGTGGTCGCCGGCGTGACCAGCATTGATGAAGTCATGCGAGTGACCAAGGGCGAAGCGTTGTAGTCCTTGACCCGCTTCATCGCCCTCCCGCCATCGTAAGCGCCGCTCGTTCTCGCCCGCACAATCTCGCCCGCACATCCCACCGATCAAACCAGCCCGCCTTCCGCCATGCCAACGTTCCAGTACACCGCCCGAGACATGTCCGGAAAAAGCGTTCAAGGAACGCTGGAGGCTGGCTCGCAACGGGAGGCGACGTCACTGCTCACCGGTCGAGACCTCTTTCCGACTAAAATCACCGAGCAAAAGTCAGGCTCCGGTCTGTCTTTGTTCTCGGGAAAGAAGAAGAAAGTCAAAGGCCAGATCATGGCGACTTTCTATGGTCAGTTGGCGTCGCTACTTCGCAGTGGCGTGCCGATGATTCGATCGTTGACAATCCTGGGAGAACAATCCAGCACACCCGTGCTGGGTGAAGTCCTGCACGAAATTCGAGGTCGGGTGGAAGACGGTGAACCCATCGGCGACACGATGGCTCGTTATCCCGGTGTGTTCAGCGACATGGCCGTGAACATGGTCCGCGCCGGTACGGAAGGTGGCTTCTTAGAAGACGCCTTGGACCGTGTCGGTGTGTTCACGGAACTACAAGAAGACTTGAAGGGACGCACGATCAGCGCGATGGCTTACCCGGCGTTCTTGTTCACGGTGGGTACCGTCGTGATCTCGGCGTTGTTGGTGTTCTTCGTGCCGAAGTTCGACATGTTGTTTGATCGACTGCGTCAGAAAGGCGAAATGCCGGCGATGACGGAAGCCCTTCTGGGTTTCAGTAACTTCCTGCAAGGCTACGGTTGGATCGTGATGATCCTTGGCGTGGTCTTGATCTTCGTCCTGCGAGCACAACTGCAAACCGAACGCGGACAGGACATCTTCGACAAGGTGAAATTGAAAGTGCCCGTGTTGGGCGACATTTTGATGAACCTTTCGGTCGCGCGGTTTTGCCGCGTGCTCGGAACATTGCTCGCCAACGGGGTTCCGATTCTGAAGTCGCTGGACATCAGCAAATCGGCCACCGGCAACCGCTTGCTCAGTCGTTCGATTTCGGACGCGACGGAGAACATTCGTAGCGGTGAGAGTTTGGCCAAACCGCTTCGCCAGTCCGGCTACTTTCCAATTTCGGTCGTCGAGATGATTAGTGTCGGCGAAGAGAGCAACTCATTGGATCGCGTGCTTCCTGAAATCGCGGACTCACTGGAAAAGCGGACGTTCCGGCGGTTGGACCTGTTTGTTCGGTTGCTGGAACCTTTGATGCTACTCGTGATGGCCGTCTTGGTGCTGGCCGTCGTGATGGCACTGCTGATCCCAGTCCTGAAGAGCAGCACCAGCCTCTGAGTCTTGTGTTGCAATGCATGGAGGAAGCAGTGTTGCTTCCTGTTTAACTCGACTCAGTTGATTTCCCTGAGCAAGTCATCGCGGACCATCGTTTCGACGTCGTTCGGTTCCTGATCAGGTGGGTTCCAACGTGAGCTTGCTCTGCGAATGAGCGGGCTGTCGACGCTCGAAATGCAGTCGTCTTAGACGGAATAATCGTCACGTCTTGCCTGGGTTCGAGCGGATTCCTTGCTGGCTGAGCGGCTGGTGTACGCCTGGAAAGTCTTTGTCAGCAATTGTTCACTGCGATGACGTTTGCGGCGGTGAAAGTGCGAACGTTGACGCTTGGTCGATCCGTTCGTTTTGCCCGCTGATGAGACTCCTGTGCCGAATTCGATTCACGCGTCACGTCGACGGCGATTGCCCTCGATGTTGTCGGTCCTCTTCATGCTGCCTGTTCTTCTCGGCATGTCCATGTTGGCCAACTACGCCAACCAACCAGGGCCCGAGGCGATCGATGTGCCGGTCAAACTCACCAGCGGCGTGTTGCCAGAATGGAAGGCGTTTAGCGCTCGTCCGACCGTTGTCTTTTTCTATCATCCTCACTGCCCGTGCACGCGAGCGACCGTGCGTACATGGGAGCGATTGATCGCGACCAGTTCCACGCAACCGAAAATCTTTGCCTACGCTTATCGTCCTGCCGACGTGAACGACCAGTGGGTGGAGTCGGACTTGACCGACGCCATCCGCAAACTGGGCGACGTCGATGTGATCGCGGATGCCGGTGGCGATGCTTGCCGCCGTTTTGGAGTCACGACGTCTGGGCATTTGTTGGTCTATGGCGTCAACGGTGAGTTGAAGTTCAGCGGTGGGATCACCTCGGCACGTGGTCACGAGGGCGAATCGCAAGCGGGCGACGCATTCATCAAGCAAATCAACCTGCAATCCACCGCTCAAACGCATTGGCCCGTCTTTGGTTGCGCGGTCGTATCAGAAGCGGAGGGCGTTTGAGATGCCTGAGCAACGTCGGATCGCTGAAACGAACGCCCTGTTCCAACAACGCTACGAAACCGAGTGTGCTTGGGTCCACCGCTTCATGGCTTGGATCATGGTCGGGCAATGGGCGTTGGGGTTGGCATTTGCCGCGTTTCTATCGCCCTACACCTGGATCGGTGAGCGTCAAGAAATCCACATTCACGTTTGGGCCGCGTTGCTGATTGGCACTTCGCTGTCCGGGTTTGCGCTGTATTGGATGCGGCTCTACCCCAAAGAAGCGAGCACTCGTCACGTGGTGGCGATCGTGCAAATGCTTTGGTCCGCGTTGCTGATTCACTTGTCAGGCGGACGCATCGAAACTCACTTTCACGTGTTCGCTTCGCTGGCAATTCTGAGCATCTATCGTGACTGGAAGATTCTGATCAGCGCGACAGTCGTTGTCGCAATCGATCACTTCGTTCGAGGCGTGTTCTACCCTCTTTCGGTGTTTGGAATCCTGACTGAAAGTCCTTATCGCTGGATCGAACACGCGGCATGGGTCTTGTTCGAAGTCGCGTTCCTCGCACCGGGGTGTTATCGACTTCGTAAAGAGGTCTACGAACTTTGTGCCCGTCAGCTCGAACTGCAAGACGCCAAACGCACCGTGGATCAACAGGTTGCCGAGCGTACTCGCGAACTTTCGGACGCCTATGAACTGCTGGCGGAAAAGACCGCTGAGACGGAAAAGTTGGCTCTGGTCGCGCGGTACACCGACAACGCGGTCCTCATCACCGATGCGGATTCGCAAATTGAGTGGGTCAACGAAGGCTTCACTCGTATCACCGGGTATGCACTGGAGGAGGTCATTGGCAAACGGCCTTTGGACTTCCTGCACGGACCGCAAACCGATCCGCAAATTCGCGAAACCATCCGAAACGCGAACCAACACAAGGTTGGATTCAACGTTCATACCGTGAACTATCGCAAAGACGGGCAACCGTATTGGGTCGACATCGAAGTCCGCCCCATTCGCGATGCCGACGGCGAAGTGCGTCGATTCATTGGCATCCAAGCCGATGTGACTGAGCGAGTCACACAGGAACGCGAAAAGATTCGTCTGCACCAGGAATTGCTGGACGTTTCGCGGCAGGCCGGGATGGCCGAAATCGCGACGGGTGTGCTGCATAACGTTGGGAACATCCTGAACAGCGTCAACGTTTCCGTCTCGGTGATTCGAAATCAGTGTTCCAAGAGTGCTTTGGGGCATCTGCAAAAGGTCACCGATCTTATCGCCGAACATGAATCGACCTTCGCCGATTTCGTCAGCAGCGATCAACGTGGAAAGAAGATTCCTTCCTACGTGCAACGAGTCACACAGGCGCTCGGTGACGAACGTCAAACCATCGACGAAGAGCTGGTCGACTTGACCAAAAACATCGAACACATCCGTGAGATTGTCACGATGCAGCAGTCGATGGCTCGCACGGGCAACTGCAATCAAAGGCTCGAGTTGGACACGATGATCGAGGACGCTTTGGCTGCCAACAAAGCGTCGCTGATGAATCACCAGATTCGAGTTATCAAAGAATTGGACGACGACGCCGCTGTGATCGAAACGGACAAACATCGATTGCTTCAGATTCTGATCAACCTGATCAAGAACGCGAAAGATTCGATGGTGGAGCACGGGGTCGACTCACCCCAGATCACGATCCGCAGTCGCTGCGAAGACGAACAATTGGTTCTTTCAGTGATCGACAACGGGATGGGAATCTCCCGCGAAAGTCTTCAGCAGATCTTTCAACACGGATACACGACGAAGGACGACGGCCACGGCTTTGGGTTGCACAGCAGTGCCAACGCGGCCGGTGAACTCGGTGGGCGTTTGGAAGCGTTCAGTGACGGCATTGGCACCGGCGCACGCTTTGACGTGACGCTGCCATTGAACCCTCCGAAATCAGGAATTGAAACCAAGGTATTTCAAGCAACATCATGACGAGCATTCCAACCAAAAACCATCGCGTACTGATCGTTGACGATAACCCGTCGATCCACGCGGACTTTCGCAAGATCTTTCGGCCGCGAACCAAAGCTTTGCCGGATATCGACGACTTCGACTTGGACGGTTCGCTGGACGATGCCACGCCCGATGGATTGCGTTTCGATTCCGCGCATCAAGGAGACGACGCGGTGCAGATGACGAAGAAAGCCGTCGAGCAAAGCGATCGCTATTCGTTGGCGTTTGTTGATATGCGGATGCCACCCGGCATGGATGGGTTGCAAACCATTTCCGAGCTTTGGAAAATCGACCCGGAACTGCAAATCGTGATTTGCACCGCTTACAGTGATCACTCCTGGGAAGAATCCGTTGCGGTGCTTGGCCACACGGAAAATCTGCTGATTCTGAAGAAGCCCTTCGACGATGTCGAAGTGTTGCAAATTGCGGTGGCGCTGACCTGCAAGTGGGACGCCGCTCGCGAAGCCAGTTTGAAACGGCGTGAGCTGGAAGAATTGGTGCGTGCACGAACCGCCGAACTCGAACGCGTCGCCATGCACGATGGTTTGACCGGTTTGGCAAACCGCACCAAGTTCAATGAACGTCTGGCACGCACGCTCGAGAAATCCGAAGTGCGCAACGAAACCGCTGCGGTGCTGCTGATTGACCTGGATCAATTCAAAATCATCAATGACACGATGGGCCATCCTGCCGGCGACGA
This genomic interval carries:
- a CDS encoding two-component system sensor histidine kinase NtrB — translated: MPEQRRIAETNALFQQRYETECAWVHRFMAWIMVGQWALGLAFAAFLSPYTWIGERQEIHIHVWAALLIGTSLSGFALYWMRLYPKEASTRHVVAIVQMLWSALLIHLSGGRIETHFHVFASLAILSIYRDWKILISATVVVAIDHFVRGVFYPLSVFGILTESPYRWIEHAAWVLFEVAFLAPGCYRLRKEVYELCARQLELQDAKRTVDQQVAERTRELSDAYELLAEKTAETEKLALVARYTDNAVLITDADSQIEWVNEGFTRITGYALEEVIGKRPLDFLHGPQTDPQIRETIRNANQHKVGFNVHTVNYRKDGQPYWVDIEVRPIRDADGEVRRFIGIQADVTERVTQEREKIRLHQELLDVSRQAGMAEIATGVLHNVGNILNSVNVSVSVIRNQCSKSALGHLQKVTDLIAEHESTFADFVSSDQRGKKIPSYVQRVTQALGDERQTIDEELVDLTKNIEHIREIVTMQQSMARTGNCNQRLELDTMIEDALAANKASLMNHQIRVIKELDDDAAVIETDKHRLLQILINLIKNAKDSMVEHGVDSPQITIRSRCEDEQLVLSVIDNGMGISRESLQQIFQHGYTTKDDGHGFGLHSSANAAGELGGRLEAFSDGIGTGARFDVTLPLNPPKSGIETKVFQATS
- a CDS encoding RedB, with amino-acid sequence MLSVLFMLPVLLGMSMLANYANQPGPEAIDVPVKLTSGVLPEWKAFSARPTVVFFYHPHCPCTRATVRTWERLIATSSTQPKIFAYAYRPADVNDQWVESDLTDAIRKLGDVDVIADAGGDACRRFGVTTSGHLLVYGVNGELKFSGGITSARGHEGESQAGDAFIKQINLQSTAQTHWPVFGCAVVSEAEGV
- a CDS encoding type II secretion system F family protein, with the translated sequence MPTFQYTARDMSGKSVQGTLEAGSQREATSLLTGRDLFPTKITEQKSGSGLSLFSGKKKKVKGQIMATFYGQLASLLRSGVPMIRSLTILGEQSSTPVLGEVLHEIRGRVEDGEPIGDTMARYPGVFSDMAVNMVRAGTEGGFLEDALDRVGVFTELQEDLKGRTISAMAYPAFLFTVGTVVISALLVFFVPKFDMLFDRLRQKGEMPAMTEALLGFSNFLQGYGWIVMILGVVLIFVLRAQLQTERGQDIFDKVKLKVPVLGDILMNLSVARFCRVLGTLLANGVPILKSLDISKSATGNRLLSRSISDATENIRSGESLAKPLRQSGYFPISVVEMISVGEESNSLDRVLPEIADSLEKRTFRRLDLFVRLLEPLMLLVMAVLVLAVVMALLIPVLKSSTSL
- a CDS encoding GspE/PulE family protein: MIMHAGEILQRRGLLTPQQLEQSRNGDPQSVVDNAVTLGYVSARDALSAIADEVGLEFRDLRTSEIDLSALEGFPQKLIYRHSMFPIGWDDGALLVATADPFDLYPLDEACATTGKTVIPVVAERNEISRLVKKHLGVGSETVEGLVAAAGDEEVELLEGIESDGSELSEMAQEASVVRLVNEILIEAVDSRASDIHIESQSDGLVIRYRIDGILHPQPVPPEINRFQAAIISRLKIMARLNIAEKRLPQDGRIKLRVHGREVDIRLSVIPMIHGEGLVMRVLDKSSMVFDLQGLGMSKEIYSRFSELIRLPHGIILVTGPTGSGKTTTLYSSLLEIRSPENKIITTEDPVEYQLDGINQIQVHSKIGLTFAASLRSILRHDPDIVLVGEIRDLETAENATQASLTGHMVFSTLHTNDAAGAFTRMVDMGVEPFLVAGTVEAVMAQRLLRRLCPHCKKAVTPDRSDLPKDFPWDELDGKEIYESVGCRECRNVGYSGRLGIYELLVSSENIREMAQNRASSWDIRRQAVKEGMRTLRMDAWDKVVAGVTSIDEVMRVTKGEAL